Proteins found in one Crassostrea angulata isolate pt1a10 chromosome 3, ASM2561291v2, whole genome shotgun sequence genomic segment:
- the LOC128176797 gene encoding angiopoietin-related protein 7-like — protein sequence MAAWSSGIHATCVLLLGLFVCTRAESCSYKFSVWYPDRDVLNKLQVVEFKISNLTSYVDLEILKLKHTDLHELKCLQNRTHVLELELIKSKLKEFKENSTKNDSKLCEEQQLQLNNLTGRLIQLENKFIKRGGRKSRIKHERALSDSGQVTMNTIRASVSDLRSEWIMIKRDIFDIHKEIAYLKKDHNDVTNLTNHIQDTTEMLKKTVENFKSSLEHSSQSIRILHSNFDTLKQIVSSRKDEQLQAEFKTMTKDFRDIKEQLQAYKLNASSLEKVVEKMVSTRSISINRATETPASNRTMPSDCDDVFTSGHSSSGVYRIQPTGSRDPFNVYCDFSQGSLLVIQRRQDGLQNFDRNWLEYKFGFGSLYGDFWLGNELIYQITNQRKYGLLITLEDWEGKSGWAEYSGFELEDHTNQYTLRVAGYSGNAGDSLGYHNGMKFSTEDTDNDLNMRNCAAENRAGWWFDSCYLSNLNGVYHKGWYTQTQSSNSDGIVWFTWKDSEKYSLKKVEMKLKRV from the exons ATGGCTGCCTGGTCATCCGGAATCCATGCAACATGTGTGTTGTTGCTAGGTCTGTTCGTATGTACCCGCGCGGAGTCTTGTTCATACAAATTCAGCGTGTGGTACCCGGATAGAGATGTCTTAAACAAACTTCAAGTTGTTGAATTTAAAATCTCAAACCTGACGTCTTACGTAGACTTGGAAATACTGAAACTGAAGCACACAGACTTGCACGAACTGAAGTGTCTTCAAAACAGAACTCATGTACTGGAATTAGAGTTAatcaaatcaaaactgaaaGAATTCAAAGAAAACTCGACTAAAAATGATTCTAAGCTGTGTGAGGAACAACAATTACAACTGAACAATTTAACGGGACGTTTGATACAATTAGAGAACAAGTTCATCAAGAGAGGTGGCCGGAAGTCAAGGATCAAACACGAAAGGGCGCTGAGTGACAGTGGTCAGGTGACAATGAACACGATCAGAGCCTCGGTCAGTGATCTAAGATCGGAGTGGATAATGATCAAGAGAGATATTTTTGATATTCACAAAGAAATTGCATACCTTAAGAAAGACCACAACGACGTCACAAACTTGACGAACCATATCCAGGATACCACTGAGATGCTAAAGAAAACAGTGGAGAACTTCAAATCCTCACTCGAACACAGCTCACAATCTATCCGAATACTTCATTCAAATTTCGACACCCTAAAACAAATAGTATCAAGCAGAAAGGATGAGCAATTGCAGGCTGAATTCAAAACGATGACCAAGGATTTCCGTGACATCAAAGAACAGCTACAGGCATACAAACTGAATGCTAGTTCTTTAGAGAAAGTGGTAGAGAAAATGGTATCGACGCGGTCCATTTCAATCAACAGGGCTACAGAAACCCCGGCATCCAACCGGACCATGCCATCAG ACTGCGACGATGTTTTCACTTCTGGTCATTCTTCAAGCGGTGTGTACAGAATCCAGCCCACCGGATCTCGGGACCCTTTCAATGTCTACTGTGATTTCTCCCAGGGAAGCCTACTGGTGATTCAAAGACGACAGGACGGGCTTCAGAATTTCGACAGAAACTGGTTAGAATATAAGTTTGGATTTGGTAGTCTTTACGGCGACTTTTGGCTCGGCAACGAATTAATTTACCAAATCACAAACCAGAGGAAATACGGTTTGTTAATTACTCTAGAAGACTGGGAAGGGAAGTCCGGGTGGGCGGAATACTCGGGATTCGAATTAGAAGATCACACCAATCAGTACACGCTTCGCGTTGCTGGATACAGTGGAAACGCCGGCGATTCTTTAGGATACCACAATGGGATGAAGTTTAGCACAGAAGACACAGATAACGATCTGAACATGCGCAATTGCGCGGCAGAGAACAGGGCGGGTTGGTGGTTCGATTCTTGTTACCTCAGCAATCTTAATGGCGTCTATCACAAGGGTTGGTACACTCAGACACAATCTAGCAACAGTGATGGAATCGTGTGGTTTACGTGGAAAGATTCTGAAAAATATTCGCTGAAAAAAGTTGAAATGAAGTTGAAACGTGTTTAA
- the LOC128177873 gene encoding SKI family transcriptional corepressor 1 homolog-B-like: MESSPSTMLNTWGPDRQDVFSSDGCSNTESKAEIGLPYKEHQACDRQSTICDRKSPSSKHSLSSPVADNEVGTVVLFGVPIVCLYVENRERLCLAQISNTLLRNFSYNEIHNRRVALGITCLQCTPVQLEILRRTGAMPVSSRRCGLITKREAERLVKSFLEEIPPPKLPENFSFKVHHSCGWGCQGLFLPSRYNSSRAKCIKCTFCNSFFSPNKFIFHYHKTSSSSFRHPDAANFNSWRRHLHLNEPSPSDSLQHAWEDVKSMFNGGCRKRSSQPSMGPASSPTTAPLPVGPLTQSPFDHPQTMPTGVNQFNSYIGPTVIEPEQTDRQIAHPSFQSNFPGNMIGSYGDILRSLSMHYTPWWKSMYLTGQPYPHCNSVPLPINMPCINYPSMILSSSDSNRSSTREGDLKFETSGHMRSVRGENKKQIKQPSADPPSSTLTRDVNQFIEAEATSPTKSKGEDDRPFNYKPYIPFERKVKEEQDKPGKNLDTNKSITVSEDAKELYSSDSMDISAYSIDQLRELLLKSRTDKCGASD; this comes from the exons ATGGAATCAAGTCCTTCCACAATGCTTAACACATGGGGACCGGACAGACAAG ATGTGTTCTCCTCTGATGGCTGCTCTAATACAGAAAGCAAGGCTGAGATAGGGCTCCCGTACAAAGAGCACCAGGCTTGTGATCGTCAGTCTACAATTTGTGATCGCAAGTCTCCTTCATCCAAGCATTCTTTGTCCTCTCCTGTGGCAGACAACGAGGTGGGAACGGTGGTTCTGTTCGGGGTCCCCATTGTCTGCCTGTATGTCGAGAACAGGGAGCGGCTTTGTCTGGCGCAGATCTCCAACACACTGCTCAGAAACTTCAGTTATAACGAGATCCACAACCGCCGAGTGGCGCTGGGAATCACGTGCCTTCAATGCACGCCTGTCCAGCTCGAGATATTGCGACGAACGGGCGCCATGCCGGTATCGTCAAGACGCTGTGGACTGATCACCAAGCGAGAGGCAGAGAGGCTGGTCAAGTCCTTCCTAGAAGAAATCCCTCCGCCGAAACTCCCAGAAAACTTTTCTTTTAAGGTACATCATTCGTGTGGATGGGGTTGCCAGGGCTTGTTTCTACCCTCCAGATACAATAGTTCGCGGGCTAAATGTATCAAGTGCACCTTCTGTAATTCGTTCTTTTCGCCCAACAAGTTCATCTTCCACTACCACAAGACGTCATCATCCAGCTTCCGTCACCCTGACGCAGCAAACTTCAACTCATGGCGACGTCATCTTCACCTGAACGAGCCCTCGCCCTCAGATTCCCTTCAGCACGCGTGGGAAGACGTCAAGTCCATGTTTAACGGAGGATGCCGGAAGCGCTCCTCTCAACCGAGCATGGGTCCTGCATCTTCACCGACCACTGCGCCACTTCCTGTTGGGCCGTTAACCCAGAGTCCATTCGACCATCCACAGACAATGCCAACAGGGGTGAACCAGTTTAATAGCTACATTGGACCCACCGTCATAGAACCGgagcagacagacagacaaatcgCCCATCCGTCGTTCCAGTCCAATTTTCCCGGCAACATGATTGGTTCTTACGGGGACATCCTGCGCTCCCTCAGCATGCATTACACCCCCTGGTGGAAGTCGATGTACCTGACCGGGCAGCCCTACCCACACTGTAACTCTGTCCCCCTCCCCATCAACATGCCGTGCATCAACTACCCTTCCATGATCCTCTCCTCCAGCGATTCCAACAGGTCTTCCACGAGGGAGGGGGACCTCAAATTTGAAACTTCCGGTCACATGAGGAGCGTTCGGGGTGAgaacaaaaaacaaatcaagCAGCCGTCGGCAGACCCTCCATCAAGTACATTGACCAGGGACGTGAACCAGTTTATTGAAGCAGAGGCGACTAGTCCGACTAAATCCAAAGGGGAGGACGACAGACCTTTTAACTACAAACCTTAC ATTCCTTTCGAAAGAAAAGTTAAAGAGGAGCAAGACAAACCAGGAAAGAATCTGGATACAAACAAGTCAATCACTGTTTCGG AGGACGCAAAAGAGCTCTACTCCAGCGACTCCATGGATATATCAGCCTACTCCATCG ACCAGCTCAGAGAACTACTGCTAAAGTCCAGGACGGACAAGTGCGGAGCATCAGACTGA